One genomic segment of Amycolatopsis sp. WQ 127309 includes these proteins:
- a CDS encoding AraC family transcriptional regulator, with protein MDVFDDLIRGVRAHGSLFGSSTLSPPWALEFVDGAPLTLCTVLGGAGWIVPEHGPPEPLRARETVVVRGPATFTFVDEVGTRAAPVACGEFCATPEQGGTRHRLGWADDDGGATTLIVGAYPVRGELSRRLLDALPVVLRADSGGTGDAVLDHLAAEVAVDAPGQQVVLDRLLDWMLVCTLREWFDRPGSGAPAWWSAQRDPVVGDALRLLHAEPAAPWTVAALADRTGVSRSTLAKRFADLVGEPPLTYLTHWRMTLAADLLTERETATVADVARAVGYADPFGFSAAFKRVRGASPSEFRRAASVTSNA; from the coding sequence GTGGACGTGTTCGACGACCTGATCCGCGGGGTGCGGGCCCACGGCTCGCTGTTCGGCAGCTCGACCCTGTCCCCGCCCTGGGCGCTGGAGTTCGTGGACGGCGCGCCGCTGACCCTGTGCACCGTCCTCGGCGGGGCGGGCTGGATCGTGCCGGAGCACGGCCCGCCCGAGCCGCTGCGGGCCCGCGAGACGGTCGTCGTCCGCGGGCCCGCGACGTTCACCTTCGTCGACGAGGTCGGCACGCGGGCCGCGCCGGTCGCGTGTGGCGAGTTCTGCGCGACGCCCGAGCAGGGCGGCACCCGCCACCGGCTCGGCTGGGCCGACGACGACGGCGGCGCGACGACGCTCATCGTCGGCGCGTACCCGGTGCGCGGCGAGCTCAGCCGCCGGCTGCTGGACGCGCTGCCCGTGGTGCTGCGCGCGGACAGCGGCGGCACCGGTGATGCCGTGCTGGACCACCTCGCGGCCGAGGTCGCCGTCGACGCGCCGGGGCAGCAGGTGGTCCTCGACCGGCTGCTGGACTGGATGCTGGTGTGCACGCTGCGCGAATGGTTCGACCGGCCCGGGAGCGGGGCGCCGGCCTGGTGGTCCGCCCAGCGCGACCCGGTGGTCGGCGACGCGCTGCGCCTGCTGCACGCCGAACCGGCGGCGCCCTGGACGGTCGCGGCGCTGGCGGACCGCACCGGCGTCTCGCGGTCGACGCTGGCGAAGCGCTTCGCCGACCTGGTCGGCGAGCCGCCGCTGACGTACCTGACCCACTGGCGGATGACGCTCGCGGCGGATCTGTTGACCGAGCGGGAAACCGCCACCGTCGCGGACGTCGCCCGCGCGGTGGGGTACGCCGATCCGTTCGGGTTCAGCGCGGCGTTCAAACGGGTTCGCGGCGCCAGCCCGAGCGAGTTCCGGCGCGCGGCTTCGGTGACTTCTAACGCTTGA
- a CDS encoding helix-turn-helix domain-containing protein — MDWTDPSCPVARAVDVVGDRWSLLIVRDAMDGARSFTDFQQRTGIARNILADRLRKLVAHGLIAQVEAPSGKRRVYALTEAGKELFPVIVTLRQWGEQHAFEADEPHSVLVDEHGAAVPRLVPAAADGSRLTSDTTSVRFKR, encoded by the coding sequence ATGGACTGGACGGACCCGAGCTGCCCGGTCGCGCGGGCGGTGGACGTCGTCGGCGACCGGTGGAGCCTGCTGATCGTCCGGGACGCGATGGACGGCGCCCGCTCGTTCACCGACTTCCAGCAGCGCACCGGAATCGCCCGCAACATCCTCGCCGACCGCCTCCGCAAGCTCGTCGCGCACGGCCTGATCGCGCAGGTCGAGGCCCCGTCGGGCAAACGCCGGGTCTACGCGCTCACGGAGGCGGGCAAGGAGCTGTTCCCGGTGATCGTCACGCTCCGGCAATGGGGTGAGCAGCACGCTTTCGAAGCGGACGAGCCGCATTCGGTCCTGGTCGACGAGCACGGCGCGGCGGTGCCCCGGCTCGTCCCGGCGGCCGCGGACGGCTCCCGGCTGACGAGCGACACGACGTCCGTGCGCTTCAAGCGTTAG
- a CDS encoding FUSC family protein: MGRASTAMHRIRDKARGSDPGLTRLWSAVSAAVAMTTGLAVEYVFATLTGAAPQATLVAVLLGAITAMMGSMALSGTGVWPKVRTAALFPVAMGLGMALGIAVAPHTDLMLAVFVVVMFTAVFVRRFGVPFFFYGFMVWMGYFFAAFLHATLDGLPAMLLAVVIATVWVLLLSLTVLRGNPSRTLARTRRAFGARARTVVRLCATLLEDGPDERLTRRIHAAQARLAESALMIEAWSAEVPVLPGAVPAASIRRTTMDAQLAIDLLVTACAQLGPGDAPDLVTRAAHLLDLFARNDYATAGRTAEALLAQAGGSPVRLVAVAVTDYLDVVRRAGQDGFAGTGDFEPAVSIALGALPGSAAAAGDVEPRGGAWNPLRRLDFTTRQAVQVAVAGGLAIVLGRLLSEQRYYWAVIAAFVAFTGTATRSEVFLKSVNRVAGTLVGLGAGIGLAHLTAGHPAAVLAVIVGSMFCGFYLQRLSYAYMIFFVTIMVSQLYSVLNEFSTGLLVLRLEETAIGAAVGVGVGLVLTPLSTRDTVRTTHRALARTLSELLTAAADRIEGHAGVLDLDARVRVLDNDLRQLRLVAAPLVAAVPWGGGSRTTRHRLTLAATLVQHTHRLVAVLRRGRAGDRSLAAPARALADVATAVADPGDADLTALLGLVEAALAQHCSPADEPVLVELIHLRRLLHEIATGDEPGLLPEPAVPGTGAITGRVHDAAGAPLAEATLTLVDAHGRQTARATSAADGGFTLQAPRAGSYVLITAAGRHRPAATTVLARHGREVVQDIWLTAARPQTAPARRPCHRHDVRLH, translated from the coding sequence ATGGGACGCGCGTCGACGGCGATGCACCGGATCAGGGACAAGGCGAGGGGCTCGGACCCGGGGCTGACCCGGTTGTGGAGCGCGGTCTCGGCGGCCGTCGCCATGACGACCGGGCTGGCCGTCGAGTACGTCTTCGCGACGCTGACCGGGGCCGCGCCGCAGGCCACCCTGGTCGCGGTCCTGCTCGGCGCCATCACCGCGATGATGGGCTCGATGGCCCTGAGCGGCACCGGGGTGTGGCCGAAGGTCCGCACCGCCGCGCTGTTCCCGGTGGCGATGGGGCTCGGGATGGCGCTCGGGATCGCGGTCGCGCCGCACACCGACCTCATGCTCGCGGTGTTCGTCGTCGTGATGTTCACCGCTGTGTTCGTCCGGCGGTTCGGCGTGCCGTTCTTCTTCTACGGCTTCATGGTCTGGATGGGCTACTTCTTCGCCGCGTTCCTGCACGCGACGCTCGACGGGTTGCCCGCCATGCTCCTCGCCGTCGTGATCGCGACCGTCTGGGTGCTGCTGCTGTCGCTGACCGTGTTGCGTGGCAACCCTTCCCGCACGCTGGCCCGCACGCGCCGCGCGTTCGGCGCCCGGGCCCGCACGGTCGTCCGGCTCTGCGCGACCCTCCTGGAGGACGGCCCCGACGAGCGGCTCACCCGGCGGATCCACGCGGCGCAGGCCCGGCTCGCCGAGTCCGCGCTGATGATCGAGGCGTGGTCGGCCGAGGTCCCGGTGCTGCCCGGCGCCGTCCCGGCGGCGTCGATCCGGCGCACGACGATGGACGCGCAGCTCGCGATCGACCTGCTCGTCACCGCCTGCGCGCAGCTGGGCCCCGGCGACGCGCCGGACCTGGTGACCCGCGCGGCCCACCTGCTGGACCTGTTCGCCCGCAACGACTACGCCACCGCCGGGCGCACGGCCGAGGCCCTCCTGGCCCAGGCGGGCGGCTCCCCCGTCCGGCTGGTGGCCGTCGCGGTCACCGACTACCTCGACGTCGTCCGCCGCGCCGGCCAGGACGGCTTCGCCGGCACCGGCGACTTCGAGCCCGCCGTGTCGATCGCGCTCGGCGCACTGCCCGGGTCCGCGGCCGCGGCCGGCGACGTCGAACCCCGCGGCGGCGCGTGGAACCCGTTGCGCCGCCTCGACTTCACGACCCGCCAGGCCGTGCAGGTGGCCGTGGCGGGCGGGCTCGCGATCGTGCTCGGGCGGCTGCTTTCCGAGCAGCGCTACTACTGGGCGGTGATCGCCGCGTTCGTCGCGTTCACCGGCACGGCGACCCGGTCGGAGGTGTTCCTCAAGTCGGTCAACCGCGTGGCGGGCACCCTGGTCGGGCTGGGTGCGGGCATCGGGCTCGCGCACCTGACGGCCGGGCACCCGGCGGCGGTGCTCGCGGTGATCGTCGGCAGCATGTTCTGCGGCTTCTACCTGCAACGGCTGTCCTACGCCTACATGATCTTCTTCGTCACGATCATGGTCAGCCAGCTCTACAGCGTGCTCAACGAGTTCTCGACGGGCCTGCTCGTGCTGCGGCTGGAGGAGACGGCGATCGGCGCGGCCGTCGGCGTCGGGGTCGGCTTGGTGCTGACGCCGCTGAGCACCCGCGACACCGTCCGCACCACCCACCGCGCCCTGGCGCGCACGCTGTCCGAGCTGTTGACCGCCGCGGCGGACCGGATCGAGGGCCACGCGGGCGTCCTCGACCTCGACGCCCGGGTCCGCGTCCTGGACAACGACCTGCGCCAGCTGCGGCTCGTGGCCGCGCCGCTGGTGGCCGCCGTGCCGTGGGGTGGCGGGTCCCGCACCACCCGGCACCGGCTGACGCTGGCCGCCACGCTGGTGCAGCACACCCACCGGCTGGTCGCCGTCCTGCGCCGCGGCCGCGCGGGCGACCGGTCCCTGGCCGCACCCGCCCGGGCCCTGGCCGACGTCGCGACGGCCGTCGCCGACCCCGGCGACGCGGACCTGACGGCGTTGCTGGGCCTCGTGGAGGCCGCCCTCGCGCAGCACTGCTCCCCCGCGGACGAGCCCGTCCTGGTCGAGCTGATCCACCTGCGCCGGCTGCTGCACGAGATCGCCACCGGCGACGAGCCGGGCCTGCTCCCCGAGCCGGCCGTCCCGGGCACCGGCGCGATCACCGGCCGCGTCCACGACGCGGCCGGGGCGCCGCTGGCGGAGGCGACCCTGACCCTGGTCGACGCGCACGGCAGGCAGACCGCCCGGGCGACGTCGGCAGCCGACGGGGGCTTCACGCTGCAGGCCCCGCGAGCGGGCTCCTACGTCCTGATCACGGCCGCGGGCCGGCACCGCCCGGCCGCCACGACGGTACTGGCCCGCCACGGCCGCGAAGTGGTGCAGGACATCTGGCTGACGGCGGCCCGGCCCCAGACCGCCCCGGCCCGCCGCCCGTGCCACCGCCACGACGTCCGGCTCCACTGA
- a CDS encoding acyl-CoA desaturase produces MSTQTAQSPEVAHPFAHLSAHQLDELAREFDAIHDQVRGDLGERDRRYIKGVIKLHRQIAVAGRALLLGSRSKPAWLAGTGCLAVAKILENMEIGHNVLHGQWDWMNDPYIHSSTWDWDTASTAAAWKHSHNFVHHTYTNIRGKDKDLGYEIMRIDPHQKWHPAYLAQPLYNLLLMAFFEWGVALHDLDVEAIRSGEKPMKDVWHDIKGISGKARDQILKDYVGWPLVSALAATAVGRLARPEPRSRLRVLADRAGGRRRKGAVRAQLEAIRAEGGGTFAATFWANFTANIIRNLWAHSIIFCGHFPDQTYTFGQDEVRDETRGGWYVRQLVGAANITGSPLFHLMSGNLGYQVEHHLFPDMPSSRYAEIAPQVREICRRYGLPYNTGPFSRQLGTVHRTILRLAFPGGKPRPKPGPYPGDEVERAA; encoded by the coding sequence ATGTCCACGCAGACGGCTCAGTCCCCGGAAGTCGCCCACCCGTTCGCGCACCTGAGCGCGCACCAGCTCGACGAACTCGCCCGCGAGTTCGACGCCATCCACGACCAGGTCCGCGGTGATCTGGGCGAGCGCGACCGCCGCTACATCAAGGGCGTCATCAAGCTGCACCGCCAGATCGCGGTGGCCGGCCGGGCGCTGCTGCTCGGCTCCCGGTCCAAGCCGGCGTGGCTGGCGGGCACCGGTTGCCTGGCCGTCGCGAAGATCCTGGAGAACATGGAGATCGGGCACAACGTCCTGCACGGCCAGTGGGACTGGATGAACGACCCCTACATCCATTCGTCCACCTGGGACTGGGACACCGCCTCGACGGCGGCGGCGTGGAAGCACTCCCACAACTTCGTCCACCACACCTACACCAACATCCGCGGCAAGGACAAAGATCTCGGGTACGAGATCATGCGCATCGACCCGCACCAGAAGTGGCACCCGGCGTACCTGGCGCAGCCGCTGTACAACCTGCTGCTGATGGCTTTCTTCGAGTGGGGTGTCGCACTCCACGACCTCGACGTCGAAGCCATCCGCTCCGGCGAGAAGCCGATGAAGGACGTGTGGCACGACATCAAGGGCATCTCCGGCAAGGCCCGCGACCAGATCCTGAAGGACTACGTCGGCTGGCCGCTCGTGAGCGCCCTCGCCGCGACAGCCGTGGGGCGGCTCGCGCGACCCGAACCCCGCTCCCGGCTGCGGGTCCTGGCGGACCGGGCCGGTGGCCGGCGCCGCAAGGGCGCGGTGCGCGCCCAGCTCGAGGCGATCCGCGCGGAAGGCGGCGGCACGTTCGCCGCGACGTTCTGGGCGAACTTCACGGCCAACATCATCCGCAACCTGTGGGCGCACTCGATCATCTTCTGCGGCCACTTCCCGGACCAGACCTACACGTTCGGCCAGGACGAGGTCCGCGACGAGACCCGCGGCGGCTGGTACGTCCGGCAGCTCGTCGGCGCGGCGAACATCACCGGCTCCCCGCTGTTCCACCTGATGAGCGGGAACCTCGGGTACCAGGTCGAGCACCACCTGTTTCCGGACATGCCCAGCAGCCGCTACGCCGAGATCGCCCCGCAGGTCCGCGAGATCTGCCGGCGCTACGGCCTGCCGTACAACACCGGGCCGTTCTCCCGCCAGCTCGGCACGGTGCACCGCACGATCCTGCGGCTCGCCTTCCCGGGCGGCAAGCCCCGCCCGAAGCCGGGGCCGTACCCGGGCGACGAGGTGGAGCGCGCCGCCTAA
- a CDS encoding STAS domain-containing protein, producing MSETRSPDPSGSTACFRITTSAGATVLAAAGELDLTVTGRLAALLHRELGLGPAAMVFDATAVTFCSARTVTILVTTAADAKAAGIPFAIVTRSSAVLRPLTALGLERELPVHGDLGQALAWLELLPQLAEPVTES from the coding sequence GTGTCCGAAACCCGGTCGCCCGACCCGTCCGGATCGACCGCGTGCTTCCGCATCACGACCAGCGCCGGCGCGACCGTCCTGGCGGCGGCCGGTGAACTCGACCTGACCGTCACCGGCCGGCTCGCCGCACTGCTGCACCGCGAGCTCGGCCTGGGCCCGGCGGCGATGGTGTTCGACGCGACGGCGGTGACGTTCTGCTCGGCGCGCACCGTGACCATCCTGGTGACGACCGCCGCCGACGCGAAGGCCGCCGGGATCCCGTTCGCGATCGTGACCCGCAGCAGCGCCGTCCTGCGCCCGCTGACGGCGCTGGGGCTGGAGCGGGAGCTGCCGGTGCACGGCGACCTCGGCCAGGCGCTCGCGTGGCTCGAGCTGCTGCCCCAGCTGGCCGAGCCGGTGACCGAAAGCTAG
- a CDS encoding ferredoxin reductase, translating to MAEVGMRPPASPLRRRALRAVRWLFTPLRADDYLELINPLWSTRELRGRVERVVPERGDAATVLIRPGFDWVGHRPGQYVRLGVVIDGVHHWRAYSLTSSPDRADGLISVTPKKVDGGVVSPYLVERARPGEVVRLGEVEGAFTLPDRLDRGLLFVTAGSGITPVMSMLRHLGPGPGLRDVVHVHSARETDGVTFGDELAGLEKQHEGFRLELRITSRDGRFSPADLDALCPDWRDRDTYACGPGELLDALQAHWKSHGDVERLHHERFQPIVGGDAADGAGGTVRFAHRNVDADCPPGTPILVAGENAGVDMPFGCRVGVCHTCVLPIRDGRIRDLRTNVVSQLTNEIVRTCVNGAEGPVTVEL from the coding sequence ATGGCCGAAGTGGGAATGCGGCCCCCGGCGTCGCCGTTGCGGCGCCGCGCCTTGCGTGCCGTGCGCTGGCTGTTCACCCCGTTGCGGGCGGACGACTACCTCGAGCTGATCAACCCCCTCTGGTCGACCCGCGAGCTGCGCGGCCGCGTCGAGCGCGTCGTCCCCGAACGGGGTGACGCCGCCACCGTGCTGATCCGGCCGGGGTTCGACTGGGTCGGGCACCGGCCCGGGCAGTACGTCCGGCTGGGCGTGGTCATCGACGGCGTCCACCACTGGCGCGCGTACTCGCTGACGTCGAGCCCGGACCGCGCGGACGGGCTCATCTCGGTCACCCCCAAGAAGGTCGACGGCGGGGTCGTCTCGCCGTACCTGGTCGAGCGGGCCCGGCCCGGCGAGGTCGTGCGGCTCGGCGAGGTCGAAGGGGCGTTCACCCTGCCGGACCGGCTCGACCGCGGCCTGCTGTTCGTCACGGCGGGCAGTGGCATCACGCCGGTGATGAGCATGCTGCGTCACCTGGGCCCGGGTCCCGGCCTGCGCGACGTCGTCCACGTGCACTCGGCGCGCGAGACCGACGGCGTCACCTTCGGCGACGAGCTGGCGGGGCTGGAAAAGCAGCACGAGGGCTTTCGCCTGGAGCTGCGCATCACCAGCCGCGACGGCCGGTTCTCCCCCGCCGACCTGGACGCCCTGTGCCCGGACTGGCGCGACCGCGACACCTACGCCTGCGGACCCGGCGAGCTGCTCGACGCGCTGCAGGCGCACTGGAAGAGCCACGGCGACGTCGAACGGCTGCACCACGAACGGTTCCAGCCGATCGTCGGGGGCGACGCCGCCGACGGCGCGGGCGGCACCGTGCGGTTCGCGCACCGCAACGTCGACGCGGACTGCCCGCCCGGCACGCCGATCCTGGTCGCGGGCGAGAACGCGGGCGTCGACATGCCCTTCGGGTGCCGGGTCGGGGTCTGCCACACCTGCGTGCTGCCGATCCGGGACGGCCGGATCCGCGACCTGCGCACCAACGTCGTCAGCCAGCTGACCAACGAGATCGTGCGGACCTGCGTGAACGGCGCCGAAGGCCCGGTCACGGTCGAACTCTGA
- a CDS encoding MFS transporter, whose protein sequence is MGRGTRLLLAIVCGVAVAGVYAGQPVLGALGRDLGVPRDSVGWFVAAGQLGYLAGLVLLVPLGDLLDRRRLIAAHLAVVATGLAVTAIAPVAWVAFAGLAVAGLFAVVVQTAVAYAAALSPPGERGRNLGVVTSGVVLGILGARIVTGGLAGPWGWRGSYLALAVLAAVLGVLSLVALPADVRTGRETYGQVLRSLGCLFTQPTFLSRGLIAFFLFASFGALWSGMALPLAGEPWHLSEARIGLFGVAGLAGALGAARSGRWGDAGHARRGTGVALVLLLGSWLAIGQLGWSLVLLVLGVVVLDFAVQVVHVGNQHVLTAAYADRTSSTIGGYMVFYSLGSALGAAATTALFDAVGWAGSTILGAAFACGALVTWALSGHRAGAA, encoded by the coding sequence GTGGGGCGCGGGACGAGGCTGCTGCTGGCGATCGTGTGCGGGGTGGCGGTCGCCGGGGTCTACGCCGGCCAGCCGGTGCTTGGGGCGCTGGGGCGCGACCTCGGCGTGCCCCGCGACTCGGTCGGCTGGTTCGTGGCCGCCGGGCAGCTCGGCTACCTCGCCGGGCTGGTGCTGCTGGTGCCGCTGGGCGACCTGCTCGACCGCCGGCGCCTGATCGCCGCGCACCTGGCAGTGGTGGCGACCGGCCTGGCCGTGACGGCGATCGCGCCGGTCGCCTGGGTGGCGTTCGCCGGTCTCGCCGTCGCGGGGCTGTTCGCCGTGGTGGTGCAGACCGCGGTCGCCTACGCGGCCGCGTTGTCCCCGCCCGGCGAGCGTGGCCGCAACCTCGGCGTCGTCACCTCCGGCGTCGTGCTCGGCATCCTCGGCGCCCGGATCGTGACCGGCGGCCTGGCCGGCCCGTGGGGCTGGCGGGGCAGCTACCTCGCCTTGGCTGTGCTCGCCGCCGTCCTCGGTGTGCTCAGCCTCGTCGCGCTGCCGGCGGACGTCCGGACCGGACGTGAGACGTACGGGCAGGTCCTCCGGTCCCTGGGGTGTCTGTTCACCCAGCCGACGTTCCTGAGCCGCGGGCTGATCGCCTTCTTCCTCTTCGCGTCCTTCGGTGCGCTGTGGAGCGGCATGGCGCTGCCCCTGGCCGGCGAGCCGTGGCACCTGAGCGAAGCGCGGATCGGCCTGTTCGGCGTCGCCGGGCTCGCCGGTGCGCTGGGCGCCGCCCGGTCCGGCCGCTGGGGCGACGCGGGGCACGCCCGCCGCGGCACCGGCGTGGCGCTCGTCCTGCTGCTCGGCTCCTGGCTCGCGATCGGGCAGCTCGGCTGGTCACTGGTCCTGCTGGTGCTCGGCGTGGTCGTGCTCGACTTCGCCGTGCAGGTCGTGCACGTCGGCAACCAGCACGTCCTCACCGCCGCGTACGCCGACCGCACCAGCAGCACGATCGGCGGCTACATGGTCTTCTACTCGCTCGGCTCCGCCCTCGGCGCCGCCGCGACCACCGCGCTGTTCGACGCCGTCGGCTGGGCGGGTTCCACGATCCTCGGCGCGGCCTTCGCGTGCGGCGCCCTCGTCACCTGGGCGCTCAGCGGACACCGTGCCGGTGCGGCCTGA
- a CDS encoding MarR family winged helix-turn-helix transcriptional regulator — MDALDLIEAHTAVMVRNFELLSRRTDIYDELDRAGYLLLRTLEVTGPADITTLATRLGLDPSTVGRQVAAMTAAGLVERTPAPADRRRGIVVATAEGRLRARRVHDRRRDNLAVMFDGAPEDELRVIGESFARYNQAVARHYDVSLLPD, encoded by the coding sequence ATGGACGCGCTCGACCTCATCGAGGCCCACACCGCGGTCATGGTGCGCAACTTCGAGCTGCTCAGCCGCCGCACCGACATCTACGACGAGCTCGACCGCGCGGGCTACCTCCTGCTGCGCACGCTCGAAGTGACCGGGCCGGCCGACATCACCACGCTGGCGACGCGGCTCGGCCTGGACCCGTCCACGGTGGGCCGCCAGGTGGCGGCGATGACGGCGGCCGGCCTGGTCGAGCGGACCCCGGCCCCGGCGGACCGCCGCCGCGGCATCGTCGTGGCGACCGCGGAGGGGCGGCTGCGCGCCCGCCGCGTCCACGACCGCCGCCGCGACAACCTGGCCGTGATGTTCGACGGCGCGCCGGAGGACGAGCTGCGGGTGATCGGGGAGTCGTTCGCCCGCTACAACCAGGCCGTCGCCCGCCACTACGACGTGAGCCTGCTGCCGGACTGA
- a CDS encoding pyridoxamine 5'-phosphate oxidase family protein produces MSTDALTAEDLEFLRRPLHGFLTVAAGPVPPQPRPVWFEAAPDGTLQLFTEPDALKVRRLGRDPRASIVVAAPVGERERWVSVAGRTTLEPGGAHDLARRLAGRYWDLEDPARAADLAGILAVDQLRLVIHPESVRRYTY; encoded by the coding sequence ATGAGCACCGACGCCCTGACCGCCGAAGACCTCGAGTTCCTCCGCCGCCCCCTGCACGGCTTCCTGACCGTGGCCGCGGGCCCGGTTCCGCCGCAGCCCCGGCCGGTGTGGTTCGAGGCCGCTCCCGACGGCACGCTCCAGCTGTTCACCGAACCGGACGCGCTCAAGGTGCGGCGGCTGGGCCGCGACCCGCGCGCCTCGATCGTCGTCGCCGCGCCGGTGGGTGAACGCGAGCGGTGGGTTTCGGTCGCCGGGCGCACCACGCTGGAACCCGGCGGCGCCCACGACCTGGCCCGCCGCCTGGCCGGCCGCTACTGGGACCTCGAAGACCCGGCCCGTGCCGCGGACCTCGCCGGAATCCTCGCCGTCGATCAGCTTCGCCTGGTGATCCACCCGGAGTCCGTGCGCCGCTACACGTACTGA
- a CDS encoding alpha/beta fold hydrolase, whose amino-acid sequence MSVIEMTTFTVAPEKTQAMLDARPGMVAAFRDDRRGFLAARLVRLDESTWLDFVEWADDAAWDESKAKGANRPAIGAFFATIGTLVGAERGARYDDAEDGPRRVRTVAYGPEPSQVGELYRPEGDGPFPVVVVVHGGYWSAMWDRRQMTGVVDDLVGRGYAVWNIEYRRIGEAGGGWPGTFLDVAAAVDALDGLDPALDTGRVVLLGHSAGGHLATWAAHRGVLPPEAPGAGPKIVPAGLVTLAGALDLETADATAFGADLADPAAEPPKDAPEPAWPEAWPAVAAAAGDGIVRLLLGGHVAERPERYAWTSPLALPDAGVPVLAVHGTADEAVPAEWSRRYAEKVTGRYVEVEGGTHFDVVHPGHPVWATVTGWIHETVTNKEQA is encoded by the coding sequence ATGTCGGTCATCGAGATGACCACCTTCACGGTGGCCCCCGAGAAGACGCAGGCGATGCTGGACGCGCGCCCCGGCATGGTGGCGGCGTTCCGCGACGACCGGCGCGGGTTCCTGGCGGCCCGGCTGGTGCGCCTCGACGAGAGCACGTGGCTCGACTTCGTCGAGTGGGCCGACGACGCCGCCTGGGACGAGTCGAAGGCCAAGGGTGCGAACCGGCCCGCGATCGGCGCCTTCTTCGCCACGATCGGCACCCTGGTCGGCGCCGAACGCGGCGCGCGTTACGACGACGCCGAGGACGGGCCGCGCCGGGTCCGCACCGTCGCCTACGGACCCGAACCCTCGCAGGTCGGCGAGCTGTACCGGCCCGAGGGCGACGGCCCGTTCCCGGTCGTGGTCGTCGTCCACGGCGGCTACTGGTCGGCCATGTGGGACCGCCGGCAGATGACCGGCGTCGTCGACGACCTCGTCGGCCGCGGGTACGCCGTCTGGAACATCGAGTACCGGCGGATCGGCGAGGCCGGCGGCGGCTGGCCCGGCACCTTCCTCGACGTCGCCGCCGCCGTCGACGCGCTCGACGGCCTGGACCCGGCGCTCGACACCGGCCGCGTCGTGCTGCTCGGGCACTCCGCGGGCGGGCACCTGGCGACGTGGGCCGCGCACCGCGGCGTGCTCCCGCCGGAGGCCCCCGGCGCCGGGCCGAAGATCGTCCCGGCCGGCCTGGTCACGCTGGCCGGCGCGCTCGACCTCGAGACCGCCGACGCCACCGCCTTCGGCGCGGACCTCGCCGATCCGGCCGCCGAGCCACCGAAGGACGCGCCCGAGCCGGCCTGGCCCGAAGCCTGGCCCGCGGTCGCGGCGGCCGCCGGCGACGGGATCGTGCGGCTCCTGCTGGGCGGCCACGTCGCCGAACGGCCCGAGCGCTACGCCTGGACGTCGCCGCTCGCGCTGCCCGACGCCGGCGTGCCGGTGCTCGCCGTCCACGGCACCGCCGACGAGGCCGTGCCCGCCGAGTGGAGCCGCCGCTACGCCGAGAAAGTCACCGGCCGCTACGTCGAGGTCGAGGGCGGCACCCACTTCGACGTCGTCCACCCGGGCCACCCGGTCTGGGCCACCGTCACCGGCTGGATCCACGAGACCGTCACGAACAAGGAGCAGGCATGA